The genomic interval GGGGCCAGGGAGGTATCTGGTGTGACCAGCTCAGAGGAGAGTGGCCTGAGCGTCCCTGACCCCACCCCACAGACTTCAACACGGACAACTTCATCTGCAAGGAGGATCTGGAGATGACGCTGGCCCGGCTCACCAAGTCGGAGCTGGATGAGGACGAGGTGGTGCTCGTGTGTGACAAGGTCATTGAGGAGGCCGATCTGGACGGCGACGGCAAGCTGGGCTTCGCCGACTTCGAGGACATGATCGCCAAGGCCCCCGACTTCCTCAGGTGCCTTCCCGAGGGGCTGGCATGGGCAGGGCAGGCCTGAATGGGGGCCGCAGCCAGGAGACCCCGCGGGGCTGAGGCACTGTCACTGCTCCCGAGAGCAGTGGTCCCGGCAGGCCCTGTGTGGGCTGGGAGGCAGGTCACGttccaggcccagctgctctcaGTGTGTGACTGGGAAGTCCTCTGTCCCCAGCAGGGCCAGTCTCTGGTGAAGGATAGAGACTGAGGGCCCTTTGGTTATGTCGGGGGTTGGATGCCCTGGGCACAGCTGGTCCTCCAGGCCTTCCTTCCCTCATGCAGATTGTTTGCATCCTCTGCACCCTCCTGGAGGAACTGTCCAGGGTTGGGTGTGGGGCCTGGTTGGCTTTCTGCTGAGGACCTTTTCCCACCCAGTCCAGAGCCTCTCAGCCcctcttgctctttctctttccagCACTTTCCACGTCCGGATCTGAGGACAGTGCCGAGGTTGCAGGGGCCAGAAGCCGACCATCCAGCTCTGCTGCCTACACGAGTGTGACCTCCAGGCTCCCCAGAAGAGGAGCTGTGGCCTCTGGGGTTTACACCCACGCACATTTCCTTGGCCCTTTCGGCAAAAAATCCTTAACCAGGGAAGGGGGCATGTGAGGAGCAGGGCCTTTCCCAGTCCCCCTGTGGTCCCTCCACAGGCCTTCCCTCTATCCCCCCAACCTTCCCCACACCCTGGTCCTCTCCCCATCAGAAATGGCCCTACTGGGAGGGGAAGACAGAACCCCTAACAGGGCAGGGGTGCTGACTTGTCCAAGTGCTGGGTGGGCACCCTGGTTGCCCAgggcaaagtgaaaaaaaaaaggacaaggttTAACGAGCTATGCAATCTTTCTCCAAAACCCACAGCTGGGCTACACCTGACCCCGCCTGTTCCTTCTCCCCTGACCCTTCCCAATGTGCAGCTGTGTGAACAGTGGGTCCAAGGgctctgtccctgtctctgtccAGGACCTGAGCACCACCCCATCTGCCCTCCCCAATGATGTGGAATCCTCACTGGTGTTTGCTGTCCACAGATTTGTGAACTCCTGGTACAGTAAAACACTTTCATGTCCCTGTGTTCTCTGTGTCTGCCAAGGTTAGGAAATGTTCACTGGTCCCTTTTCTCCTTGAAATTCCACCATTAGCAATTCATGTCTCTAAGCATTGCCTTCCCACTTTAGGCACCAACTTTTATTTCAGTGCTTATGTCCTTGAGGGGAAGACACATCTGTGCCCCAAATCTTCGAGTGAGCACCATGAAGAGATGTTGGGTGAAAACCGTTTCCATTTCCCTCATAGTGATAGTCATTCCGGTGAAGATTTATGGAGTACGAACCATGTGTCAGGTACAGGGTGACCAGATCACATAGGGATGGCCAGCAAGCGCCCACTGGCTGGCTCCAAAAACTGCCCAGCAGCGCCCAGGCTGACCCAGGCGGCCAGCCAGGCTTGGGCCTGCCTTAGGAGGGGTGACCAACTGTACAGTCTTGAGCAGGCTGCTGATTAACTCTTAGTCCCTACAACCCCCCTGGGAGGTAGGGACTCTTAGAGCCCCATTTCTCAGAGGGAGATGCTGCATAGCCAAGAGGCTGCTGTGGGTAGGTTTTCCCCACAGATGTGAACTGAGCCAACTCTGCCCAGGGAGGGGGCCTGAGGGGGGCTGCGTTGTTCTCTCTGGGGAGGGTTAgttgcctgggggcagggggcagcagcCCAGTTGCTCACCCTTATGGAGGTGGGGACACATGGGTATAAGGGGGAGTGGGATCccaagggaaggggaaggaaggatccTGAGGGAAGGGGACTCAGAGGAACCAGGCTGACCTGAGGGAATGGCTGTAGTGAGAGGCCTGAGGGCCCCGTGTGTAGAGCTGATGTCTGGGCAAGGCCTAAGGGCCACCAGGTGGGGTCTGGGTCTCATGGGAGGGGTCTGAGAGCCACCCCTAAAGGCCAAGGCTGGCTGGAGGCACAGGGCAGATGAGGGTGACCTGGTCTGATAGGGACGCCAGCAGGTACCCACTGGCTGGCTCCAGAAACGGACCAGCGATGCCCAGGCTGACTGGCTGGCAGGTGGCTGCTCCTCTCCGGGTCTCCGTCTCCCCGATCTGCAGCAAAAAGGGTCAGACTAGGGTCTGCCCAGCTTGCATTATGAGGCTGGGATGaaggtgggggcagagaggggctgAGGGGATGGTCCCTGGGAGCCCAGGTGCCCCAGGGTCAGAACCATCACCTCCGAGGCCGGGGCTTTACTGCTACTTCCCTGGTTTCTTGCCCCAGCCCCCCTGGGGCAGGAGCTGGGATGTGGCCCTGGGCCCTCCCTCCTTTCTGCTGATGGGGCCACGAGGAGTGGGACTGGTTTTGGTCTCAAGAGCAACTGAATGACATCACTCAGCCAGTTAGGAAAATGCCAGCGCTGCCACAGGGCCTGCCCCACGCTCAGTAAGTGTTCAGTGGTGGGAGGTCAGCACGGTCAATCCGTCCAGGCCCAGCCTGCTCATCCTGGAAATGCGGGTGGCCTTTGGCCAGTCCCCACTCCTCTCGGGCCTTGATTTCCTCTGGATGGGTGGGAGGCACTGGGGAAGCAGGACACAGCCGTGAGCTGCAGGCAGCTGGAAGGTCCCCTCCCATCCTGTCCCCTAGGCTGTCTCGGAGCCTTGTTCCAGAGCAGGCTGGTTCGATCTGAGGGTGCAAGGGGTGCCTTCAAGCAAGCTGAGAGCTTCCCAGTAAGCCCTGGCATAGCCCAGATACCGGGAAACCCGCTGGTGAGCTTCAGAAAGCCAGGCCTCCTCAGGATTTGTGCTTCTTGTCTGTGAAGAAGAGCCTCCGGAGCTTGTCAGGCTGCAAGGAGGGAAAAGATGCTAGAGCCTGGGTCCCTGGACAGGGAGGGGAGAGCCAGGCTCAGAGCATCCCTTGGCAGCAACTGGGGGCTGGGGCTTAAGGCCAGAGAAAGGCCAGGTTGGAATATTGATAGTTGCTCCACCGCCCCTCGCAGTGCCAGAAATTCCACTCCAGCCCTCTGGTTTGGATGAAGGATTCACCCTCTCTGGCTAAGGAGGCTAGGGGAGAGTGGAGAAGAAAGGCCAAGTCCCCCGTTCCCTCACTGGGTCCCCTGGGGTCCCCAACCCCAGCGCTGTCTGCCCCAGCCATGCCCTAGGtagaatgggggtggggatgtaCATGGTGCCACCAGGGACCGGAAGGACTTTGCAGCTAGAGGAAGAGCAGACATGGGTTGTGGCTTCTGTGGTTCTTAGAGGGGCTGTCTGCAGGCAGGATCTGTGGTCCCGGGCATCAGGACCTCAGAGGCAGCCTTGCACCAGGCGAGCTCCCTGTCCTGGGGTGCGTGGGCACAGCCCTGCCCTGCGGGAGGAGCTGGCAGAGCTTCTGGTGAAGGCCTTTCAGCTGGGAGCTTGGGGTTTTGCTGttcaagaggaagaggaggtcTGCCCATGCCCGAGGTCTGAGGCTGTGCCCTCGGGGAGCGGGCTTTCCCAGCTTATCGGCTCCAGGCATAGGCAAGTACGCTGGGGCTGAGGGCCCAGGAGGGTTCCTCTGCCTCCCTGGGAATCCTGACCACCTCCCTCTGCTCTCCTGCTCCCTgcttccccttttctcctttcttatcaGAAATCCCCAGGAATAACAGCTGCTCACTGACAGCCATCTCTGGGCTGTGTCCTGAGCACATAAGGATGTCTAGCTTCACCTCCTGGGCAGCCACCCCTGGACACAGCCATAGGaccagcccattttacagatgaggaaatggagatccTGGGTAGATGCTAAATAAGAATACAGGATGCCCGcttaaatttgaacttcagataaatGAGGAATAATTGCACTATTGGAGACATAGttatgcttaaaaaaattactcattgtttatctgaaattcaaattaactgggtgtcttgtattttatcttgctaaatctggcaatctTAGTTGCGGGGGAAACTATCTTGCCCAAAGCCACGTGGCTAGGGAGTGGCTGAGCCATGGAAAGGGCCAAGGCAAGTCAGACCTGGAGCCAGGGCCCTTGTCCACCTCTCTGAGGCTCTGAGACACTTGCAGTGGCCAAGAGGGAGGGACAGGAGTCCTAGTCTGCCACAGAGAAAGACATCAGAAGGGCCTGGAAGCCTCCATCTTACATCCAAACCTAACATCTGCCTCCCACCATCTCTAAGCAGAAGTTAGGGCTGGAAAGTTCTGGGCAGTGGCAGTGACCTGACCTGCCCATGCCTGAGGGCCACAGGTCCCTCCTACCACCCCACCCATGGAGCCCACCTTATGTGTCCGTCCAGTCTCCTTCCTCCTGGCTGCCGGGATTTGTTCATAGGTGTTCCTGGGCTCTGGGAGCTCCGGGGCCCCCAATATCCT from Physeter macrocephalus isolate SW-GA chromosome 11, ASM283717v5, whole genome shotgun sequence carries:
- the CIB2 gene encoding calcium and integrin-binding family member 2 isoform X5, producing the protein MGNKQTIFTEEQLDNYQENPFKERIVEAFSEDGEGNLTFNDFVDMFSVLCESAPRDLKANYAFKIYDFNTDNFICKEDLEMTLARLTKSELDEDEVVLVCDKVIEEADLDGDGKLGFADFEDMIAKAPDFLSTFHVRI